AACCTCAGGCAGTTACCCCATGGATCAAGTTGTATTGTTAATTTGTGAATCAAATCCTTGAGCTGAGGCAATCTGAAACTGAAGTCCAAGGTGAAATATGTTTAGGCATTTATATATTTGATTTGATGATCATTGCAGAAGTTCTTGGTAGAacgagcgtcatggcactagcattgGAAGCATGCCCATGAGGCGGTTCTATAACACTATATCACTAGATGAAATAATCGGCAGATCGGCGCTTGTTTTAAAACAGTAGTGAAACGAAGCGCAAAACATATACAGAAAAAAGACTTGCACAACGGGTGAGATAACTTAATGAAACGAGCATGTAACAATACATGATTGAACATTGAGAAATCATGATAATTTGACATTAATTTTCAACAGCATGGCACTGGCTGCAAGGCTCCACAACGTTTAACTCAACTGTAGAGGGAACTTTCTCTAAGATGTAACTTCTCACAACCACGAGTGCTTTACGGGCTTCCATGATCATATTCATATTCCCAACTGAGCATCCACTAGCACCATCCGAACACCTAAGATCATAACAGACAGTGTCCAGTGTAAGGCGCTCCAGCGAAACCGCGTTCTCAAGAATATGGACTGTTAGCTCAACCATGCTTTTCGCGGAGCAGAAACCGATGATCTTCACATCCTTGATGCTGCCATGGCAGTGTCCTGGCATCTGCCTTAGATGTGAGGAATCACCTAAAACTGAATCATGCTCTACACTCTGTTGTGTTACCTGCCCATGATAGATATCAATGTCACTCATAACAGACAAAAAACAAGATATGTGCTCGAATTAACTGTTTCAATAGACACTAGATATCCTTGGGAAGATGAGCATGACTTACAGACAACATCAAGGTCTCCAAGGAAGGACAAGCATCAAGAAAAGAAACCAGAGAAAAGTAATCATAGTCTGGGCAAAAAGCCCCTGCTGATACCATGAAAAAAATACACAAGTGCTTGAGGTGAAGGAATTTGCCAGGTAAAAACGGTATGTCTGTCTGTATAAAAAAAGAACACCTCAGATTAATAATATACCAAGGAAATCGCCGGTAATAACCCAGAGTTTTAGAGTATTACCGCCAAAGATGAGGTTATGTCAAGAGTTTCAAGATTTGGGACCATCTGTGGAAGCTTGGCGCGAGCATAATGAACAACGTTCCAACCAGAAGCTGAAATCATAATGTCTAGCACCGCATCTCCAATTGACACTTCTACTACGCCACCAGTGTATTCAAAAACGGTGAGATTAGGAGCTTTGCTCTTTATAACCTCCAGATTTTCACAGTTAGTGACCACCAACTGGCTGAGCCGCTGGAGCGCGCAAGGTATCTTGAGGCAAGCTATCTCTTTGCAATACGTGAGTACCAATTCCTCCAAAGCTAAAGAACATGAAAGAAGGCACCCTAACTCGTCCCCTGTAATATACACTTCAGACAATTCTAGACTTGTCAGGCTTCTTAAGCAACTAAATCCAGCCATGGGACGGAAGACACAACTGCTGAGACGAAGATCCCGAATTGTGTTTGCAATCCCATTAAGTAAAATTGAGCATGGAAAGTTGTAATCCAAGTCATCATGCAGCAAAAGGGCAAGTTCTTCAATCCCTGGCTTAACAGCAAGGTGAAGCCAATCATTAAGATAACATGCGCTAATATTGGCAACATCATCTATTTCAAGCCTGAGTGCCTTCACACCATTGCCTGAGTGGTTTTTCAGAATGCGGTAAATTATCCTGACAAGATCACTCGTTGTTTTATCTGATGTTTTATTCTTTCTGTACAGGTTTTCATCGAAGATTGTTTCCTTACTAAAGGTGAGATCGGGATGGCATTTCCAAGAACGTTGAAACAAGTGTGACACGCAGGCAGCACGTGCAGCATCTCGCAGGGACAGCAGAGAATGTATATGAGCCCAGATTTCCTGCTCGCACATGTGTTAGAGAAAAGTTCAATATTGGACTTGTAGAGGCGACCGGTTACTTCAATTTCGAAAAGAAAAATAAGGCCGTAGTGAATACCATTCGGAACTACGTGCTTCCGCTAAGTAAAGTGCATTGCGGTAGTTAGATTGAGCATTGCGCAGAGAAGATCCTTCCCGCAATGTTATTAGTGGCTTTCCTAAGAAGTGCTGTTAGTGACTTGTACGGATTAAGTAATATGCAATCCATCCACGAAATgtgcattgagtaactgacattcaACAATGTTAGTAGGTGCATTTTAGTCAAACAAGATGCACTGGATGTGATATGTTGCACAATCGCACGTGATAAACAAGTCAGTTTTGCAACAACAAAAGGCAGAACTGAACATGTAACTTCAGCTAGGCTAAAAATATTAAATAGTATTCCCCCGATCCATAATAAGTGCTGCAGTTTTGAACTAACCATAGTccaaaactgcgacacttattttggattggagggagtataatttttttACCTGAATATTTATAGATATATCTAGAAGCCCGTGTAATAAAACGCAACAGCGCTAGCAGGTACAgtgaagatacatgacatgagCGTTGGTAACTAAGGTGAGAGGATAACAAATTACACAGACCAGATAGAATGTCATTCTACAATTACTAGAATATGCAGTTTAATCTTTAATTTTTTACTAGAATCAGGAAGCACTGTTATGAAATCAACACCTTAGTCCAAACCATAAAGCCAGTGAAAGCTTTCAGAGCAGCACTTAAATAGCTTCTATCTTTTCTAGTGGTGCCTAGGAAAGATAGAAGCTATTTAAGTGCTGCTCTGAAAGCTTTCACTGGCTTTATGGTTTGGACTAAGGTGGTTTGGACTATTGTGGTTTTGCGCCAAGTAAAAAAACTCATGGTTCTACGCATCAATCAAGTAACCCAACGAGTTGGTGTTTTGTGCAATTTCCTTTTATTTGTCCGACCAAGTAGAAATAGATTCTAAGATGGAGCTCAAACAAACAAAGGAGCTCTTGTGTCAGGTACTAGAGGGAGTACATGGAAGAGGATTGGATGGCTAAGATGACTCTTAATTCCATCTAGATCTAAGGCTATCTGTGTTTCTTCTTATTACTGCTGCTAtttttccttttgcttccaagttaCTCTGAATTCCCTACTCTTAACTCAGTGAAGATCGATTCCTTTACGCAGATACATGCGACGTAAACAGAGAAGAAGCTTACTACGGTGGGGACGTGGGGTTggatctggtggtgacgccgatgaTGCTGCATCCACATGAGCCGCTGGAGCCCCATGATTCGATGTGTCGACGATGACTGAGGTGGAGACTCGGGATGATGAAGTCCAGACAAGCGTTCTGCCTCTCGGTAAACTCGCTCTATTTACCTGCAGCAATTTGAACGAGGGGCGGGGGATGAAATCGCatcggagccgccgccgaccccgagaGGGGGAGAAACACACCCGTGATGCAAAAACTGCCTGTTGGGCCTTTTCGACGGGAAAAAAACGCTCCAACAACAACAGCCTCGATGGGCGTGTTTGGTGGGCGCGGCTATACCGGGCGCCCCTATTTCTCGCGTTATGCGAGACGAGAGGTTCCTCTCGCTGAAGAGCGCTTGAGCTTGGCCGGCCCGAGCGCGGGGGGCCAcagccttttttcccttttttttcgttTTCGGTTTCCTTTTTAATTTAATTTTTGTACTTtttttatactttaaaatattctaaatatatgtattacaaaaaaataataaaaaattgatttttttaacaAGTATTAAaacatgttgaataagtatttgaaaaatgttgaacaagtatttgaaaacatattgatcatgtatataaacacgttgaacaactatttgaaaaatgtgaacaagtatttgaaaaaatgttgaacaagtatttaataaAAATGTTGATCGTGTATATAAaagtgttgaacaagtatttgaaaaatgttgaataactaTTTAAAAAAATTTAATGATTATTTGAAGAAATATTGATTACGTATATAAAatttttgaacaagtatttgaaaaatgttgatgatTTATAAAATAATGTAGaatgaaaaaaaagaaacaaagaaaaaaccaaaaaaatgaaaaaaatcagagaaaaaaaagaaagaaaagaaaagaaagaacaaaGAAAAAACGGGGAAAACCAGCTTAGATAGCCTCTAGTATGTCTTGatcctagtactccctccggtcctttttactctgcgtaTTAGATTTTTatcaagtcaaactttacaaagtttgaccgaATTTCTATTTAAAAAATATCAGCATCTACAGTACAATATATATAAGTCTGGCATTGTGTATGTTCATAATTTTCTCTATAAGTCTGGTCAAAATAAAGATACTTTGACttcggacaaaacttatatgcaaaaTAAAAAGATAACTCATAAGCGGAAGCGGGCGCAGTGGTTAAAGCCTCGCTTGAAGGAGGCGCGAAATGCGCCGGCCCAGGTGcgcgggaggccacaacctcgttttttcacattttttctttctttatttcttacttttgtttatactttcaaatattctaaataaatatattatAGAAAACACTTTACATAAATTACATTTGAAAAAATTGTTAACAAAGCAttttaaaaatattaaatgcaTATAGATAAAAAAGTTCTCATGCATACAAAAGATGTATATAGAAAAATACAAATGTATATGAAAacattaatcatgtatttaaaaaatgttaatcaaatgTGCAGGTCACTGCACCAAATGCGCCTTTTGAGCAAATGATCAGTCTCGCTGGGTGGCCCGCCGGGTACGAGCTAGGCAACTCGCTGCTCCACCACCCTCACCGCTCCAGGCTGTCAATACCATGGGCGAGTGCTACCATGTGAAGGAGCAAGTGGCCGCTCCAAGCCtgccgtggttcagcaactcgctgctccaaGCCAGCTCGCAAAATAGTAGCAAGTTGCTCCAGGCTGGCACATGGAGGAGCACAACGGCACAGGCACTGTggctgccgtggacgaggcggtgtcGTACCGCTCCTCTCGCGCCATCTGATGTCGTCAATATGCGCATAACCGCGTGCTGCCGGCGGAAAAACAAGTCGGCTTCGCGGAGATCAACATGGCGGCCAGCACGTCTGTGGCCGCTGACGACAACGAGGAAAAGTAGATCATGGGGGGACGCTGCCACTTGGTTCCCATGAAGGTCTTGCTTGCTTCGCAGCCATCGTCGCCCCCCGCCCTAAATCCAACTCGGATCCATTCTTCACGGAAGCAGAGGCCACCCTTCCCCTCCGGCCGAAGCATATCGCTCTGGTGCCACTCCGATGAGTGGCACAACCGGACAAAGGGAAGATACGTGGGGGGAGCAAAGGGTGCTCTTGCCCTTTGAGCTGAAGCATATCCATCTGGAGCTCACGACGGTCCGATGAGCGGGCTGCCAGACATACAAAAGATATGTCGTGGGAGGGGAGATCCGCCGCGGCGGGCCTAGCTTAGTTTTATGCTAGTATTTTATAGTTTTAGTTAAAATATGTTTGAATGTAAATGTTTTCGTCCTGTTTATATGAATATCATCTACTTTTCATGAATTCTATCCGTTTGTTGAAACAGTGTTTGAAATGTATACTGATAGTGTTGAATGGCCAGCTCTTGCATCCGTGTCCGCGAAATGGTCCGCATATGTTTTGCTGGTCAGTCTTCGAGACTCCCTAAACAGACCAAATGCGCCATGCTaaaacacacgcacgcacacaccgaATGCGCATTTGAGCAGATGATCGGCCTCGGGCAGAAAAATTCGAGTTGCGTTTCCTTTTCCCCGGATTGTATGTCCTCCAAGTCGCTGCCGTGACTGATCACCGATAGACCGAACCGAACACGCATACGTACGTATACGCGCTAAAACACACCGCTGTCCATCAACCTACGACGATCGCCGCCGCACCGAACGCCATGTTCGTACGTGTCGTCGACCGAACACCCGGGCACCACCATGCACGTAGCACACTAGCACGTACGTACGTTCCAGAGAGTTTCCATCGAGCGTTAGGTTGCGCGTCACTGTTGACCCTTTCCCGCGCCCCCGCCCCGCTCGTCCGCTGCGCCGTGCTCCGGAGGACGAGACGCTCCTGCTCCGCCTTGAATGGCATGCGCCATGCATGAGCATGATCCAACGCGCGCGACGCTACCTAACGGCGCAGAACAGTACATGGATTTCCTCTTAACGATGCCGGAACAGTACAATGATTCTCTTCCTTTTAATGCTTTCTTCTTCTACCGCTCTACGTACGTATGCGCAGTGGCTTCAAGTAGTATAGAGCTTGAACCGTCCACGCGCGCGCATGCATGCGGCACCCATAGACATAGACCGGCAGATTTGACTGTTGATCCGGGACAGTTAGCCTGGCTGTGGCTGGCCGAGGGATGATCAAGGTAGTACTAGGTGCTAGGCTGTCTGATCACCTAACCAAAATCCCGCCGTCAATTTGCCAGCGCTTCGCCATCAACGTGCATGCCATTCCAATTCTATCTGCTCAGTGCTGGCTCGCTCGCACAGGAGCGTAAATGCAGTAGCACCAGTGTACTGCTGCTGCTGGCACGGAGGTGATGAAGGACCTGAGGCCGACGTGTCCCCCACCTGGGCGCGGCGGCCGTGGCGTGGCCCGCCTGCGCCGCACATGGGTTGGGTGCCGTGCTATCCCGGTCACCCCCTCGCATGGACAACGACGGGACGCGAACGCCCCTCGCCTGCAGCGTACGTGCCGCGGACCCACCGCCAAGAGCGCACTGTGGCCTCGCGCCCTCGCTCTTCCGTGGCTGTGTACCCTACAGTTGACTGCTGAGGCAGCAGAGGCAGAGGGAGAGGCAGGATAATAGGGTGTGTTGGGTTGAGAGGACACCTTCTGTACCCATTGGCATTTGCACCCACTTTTTAAAAAATGCACTTCAAACACATTTTAAAAAGTCAAAaaaactcaaaagaaaatttcatgCATACATGTTCGCAAATGTGTATGCACGACACAAAGTTTTGTGAAAAAATGTCTTTTTGTTTTGTCTCTGTAAAAAGACGAATTTCAGTGCTTCTAAATAGCGTTTCACGACATAactttttgtcttttttgcacacgcCACAAAAAGTTATTTTTTCGTGAAACTTTATGCACACACATAAAACATGAAAGCGTATCCGTGCAACTAGTTTCAGATTTTTTTAGCATTTAGAAATATGTTTTCAGAAGTGGGTTCATATGTATCCGGGTTCATCCATGCACTTCCCGTGTTGGGTTTGCGGATCAAAAGACATGGAATGTCGTGGTTCCATTCCGGATGCATGGCTTGGTTCCGTTTTAGTGTTCAGTTGGAGATAAAAAATGACATGGATTGGTTCCATCCATGTGTTTAGTTTGAGAGGTAGAATGAGAAGAATTTGATTTCACTCACCTCTTTCAtacgaacatatatatatatagctctcTGTATTTGGACAACATATAGTTGAAAATTTTGGCAGCATTTCCTTTGTATTTTCAGGAACAACCAATTTTTTTTTGCGAAACTTCAAGAACAAGCAATTTAACAATATATGATCAGAAGTTAAACAAATAATAACATCACATATAACAAGTTTTCGATACAAATATCATAAGATGCAACAACATCACAAGTTCATCATAAAAAAGAAACACTATCCATTGCAATTCATACATATGGTTCACATACTAGCCCTCCAAAACCTCTCCTAATTGAAGTCCAGTATAAGTTCATAATGCAAAGTCCATTATCTCCACAAGTGCATCATGCAAGTATCCTCGTCCCATAGAGTTCAACTTAAATTCTTCAATGTGACTAGCCTGCCCCAAATCTTCCTCCACTTCTTAAGATGGTTGTAAACCTGACCGCCGGTGGTAGCTAGCTTGAAGTGTTCGTTCAAAGCTGCAACACATTGGTTGTGATGCGTCATCTTGAAACCAGCTGAAGTCCTCCTGCGACCAGCCATGAAAAGTTATCAAAAAATTGAATAAATCATCAAAAAAAATGAAGTTTCAACATATAGAAAGTAACATTCTATCCATCCATAAAAGAATAACAAAAAATGGACTagaaacgagagggagagtgtcgtgcaattgtcacggcagatgtcctaatgtgaggacttagtcgtgaggccaacgcatctatgtggtaactTAAGagaggttgagcggaatcgagagaggcaacacaagacaaggatttagatagcttcgggccccgggaaacatcatccggtaataaccctacgtgctgtttgtggctagatctcattatgatcatgaggaagtcgccataaaccggctctcccagttaacTCTAACccttaagattgtttcttcttacttgttcctctttggggagccccgcccctccttatataagttgaaggggcgggttacatgtagagtccaactcggacttaagacttaactattatgacttctcttcatgggcttcttaacatcttgggcttcataacgccTCGGGCTTCATAACTtctggcaacccagttatcactgTCTGCTGGGTTAtaactggtgccggtttaagatggtctgccggtttatgattgtctgctgagttatcatctgacttaactcctgtcttaactgtcagccagtttaacaacctgccggtttatcgtctgggttaactgcctgtcttacctgtctgtcttaactgtcagccggtttaacaacctgccggtttaccgtctgacttaacaccaaccggtttaccacccgccttaacacctgccggtttaccacctgccgtaacacctgccggtttaccacccGCCGGTTTACCGTCcgccttagccatctgtcttaactgtcagccggtttactaagtcccagccgggttataactccggccggatcataccacggggtatatccccgatagaGAGGGATATGGTTCTGGTGTGTGGGNNNNNNNNNNNNNNNNNNNNNNNNNNNNNNNNNNNNNNNNNNNNNNNNNNNNNNNNNNNNNNNNNNNNNNNNNNNNNNNNNNNNNNNNNNNNNNNNNNNNNNNNNNNNNNNNNNNNNNNNNNNNNNNNNNNNNNNNNNNNNNNNNNNNNNNNNNNNNNNNNNNNNNNNNNNNNNNNNNNNNNNNNNNNNNNNNNNNNNNNNNNNNNNNNNNNNNNNNNNNNNNNNNNNNNNNNNNNNNNNNNNNNNNNNGGTTGAGAGTGGTGAGACTTTAGCTTATTTCCTTTTTGTTTTGCACTTGACAGATGAATGATGAGGTCGTTCCTCCAAATCGCGGGCATCGCTAGATAAAGCATCTTGGGGGAATATCCGTTGCATGCAGACAGTCTGGTTCTGGTTACATACCCAAGTGAACACGAGGACGGGCTGCCAAAGACCGAATCAACCCATTCATTGACACCTTATCCTCAAACCGAACACACCCCTAGAGAGAAGGTAAAATGGTCAATCTTGCACCCCGTCCACTTGAAGTTATTAGTTGTAAAGTATGTGCTTCGCTATGGAGTAAAAGTCAGGTCGAGGATCAGGGTCACATGACAAGGGTCGATGATGGCAAAAATGATGGATCGATTTAGGGCAGAGTTCTTCAGGACGTCAGTTAGGGACATGTGATATATGTTTCCAAGTTTTGCAGCCCCATCCACTTGCAGTTTTTATTATCATAAAGTCCATGCTTAGCTATGAAGCAAACGATGATAGTTGTCATGAAGTATGATTGGTCAGGTCAACGATTAGGATCATAGGACAAGAGTCAGTGATGACAAAAATGATGGATCGATTAATAACAGGGTTCTTCAGGACATTAGTTGGGGACATGGGATATGATCCCTAATCAATTGATCCACGTGA
The Triticum dicoccoides isolate Atlit2015 ecotype Zavitan chromosome 3A, WEW_v2.0, whole genome shotgun sequence genome window above contains:
- the LOC119271284 gene encoding uncharacterized protein LOC119271284, producing the protein MCEQEIWAHIHSLLSLRDAARAACVSHLFQRSWKCHPDLTFSKETIFDENLYRKNKTSDKTTSDLVRIIYRILKNHSGNGVKALRLEIDDVANISACYLNDWLHLAVKPGIEELALLLHDDLDYNFPCSILLNGIANTIRDLRLSSCVFRPMAGFSCLRSLTSLELSEVYITGDELGCLLSCSLALEELVLTYCKEIACLKIPCALQRLSQLVVTNCENLEVIKSKAPNLTVFEYTGGVVEVSIGDAVLDIMISASGWNVVHYARAKLPQMVPNLETLDITSSLATDIPFLPGKFLHLKHLCIFFMVSAGAFCPDYDYFSLVSFLDACPSLETLMLSVTQQSVEHDSVLGDSSHLRQMPGHCHGSIKDVKIIGFCSAKSMVELTVHILENAVSLERLTLDTVCYDLRCSDGASGCSVGNMNMIMEARKALVVVRSYILEKVPSTVELNVVEPCSQCHAVEN